In a single window of the Lagenorhynchus albirostris chromosome 19, mLagAlb1.1, whole genome shotgun sequence genome:
- the CBFB gene encoding core-binding factor subunit beta isoform X2 — protein MILNGVCVIWKGWIDLQRLDGMGCLEFDEERAQLHMVWVMLLCLLCYLVLFLCRHSSHRGVFLSVTILIYLLMGEMHMVDTVTWHKMRGAQMIVAMKAVSLGFDLDRGEVGVVPSPVEFMGYLYFVGTIVFGPWISFHSYLQAVQGLPLSRQWLQKVAQSLVLALLCLVLSTCVGPYLFPYFIPLDGDHLLHKWLRAYESAVSFHFSNYFVGFLSEATATLAGAGFTEEKGHLEWDLTVSKPLNVELPRSMVEVVTSWNLPMSCWLNNYVFKNALHLGTFSAVLVTYATSALLHGFSFHLAAVLLSLAFITYVEHILRKRLARILSACVLSKRCPPDCSHQHRLGLGVRALNLLFGALAIFHLAYLGSLFDVDVDDTTEEQGYSMAYTVHKWSELSWASHWVTFGCWIFYHLIG, from the exons ATGATTCTGAATGGAGTCTGTGTTATCTGGAAAGGTTGGATTGATCTCCAGAGACTGGATGGTATGGGCTGCCTGGAGTTTGATGAGGAGCGAGCCCAG CTGCACATGGTTTGGGTCAtgctgctctgccttctgtgctACCTCGTGCTGTTCCTCTGCCGACATTCCTCCCATCGTGGCGTCTTCCTCTCCGTCACCATCCTCATCTACCTACTCATGGGTGAGATGCACATGGTGGACACTGTGACGTGGCACAAGATGCGAGGGGCCCAGATGATTGTGGCCATGAAGGCAGTGTCTCTGGGCTTCGATCTGGACCGGGGCGAGGTGGGTGTGGTGCCCTCGCCCGTGGAGTTCATGGGCTACCTCTACTTTGTGGGCACCATCGTCTTTGGGCCCTGGATATCCTTCCACAGCTACCTACAGGCTGTCCAAGGACTCCCGCTGAGCCGCCAGTGGCTGCAGAAGGTGGCCCAGAGCCTGGTGCTGGCCCTGCTGTGCCTTGTGCTGTCCACCTGTGTGGGCCCCTACCTCTTCCCCTACTTCATTCCCCTTGATGGTGACCACCTCCTTCACAAGTGGCTGCGAGCCTACGAGAGTGCTGTCTCCTTCCACTTCAGCAACTATTTTGTGGGCTTTCTATCTGAGGCCACAGCCACATTGGCGGGGGCTGGCTTCACCGAGGAGAAGGGTCACCTGGAATGGGACCTGACGGTCTCTAAGCCACTGAATGTGGAGCTGCCCCGGTCCATGGTGGAAGTTGTCACAAGCTGGAACCTGCCCATGTCTTGTTGGCTAAATAACTATGTTTTCAAGAATGCTCTCCACCTCGGGACCTTTTCAGCCGTGCTGGTCACCTATGCAACCAGCGCCCTCCTGCACGGCTTTAGCTTCCACCTGGCTGCGGTGCTGCTGTCCCTGGCATTTATCACTTATGTGGAGCACATCCTCCGAAAGCGCCTGGCTCGGATCCTCAGTGCCTGTGTCTTGTCGAAAAGGTGCCCACCAGACTGTTCACACCAGCATCGTTTGGGCTTGGGGGTGCGAGCCTTAAATCTGCTCTTTGGGGCCCTGGCCATCTTCCACCTGGCCTACCTGGGCTCCCTGTTTGACGTTGATGTGGACGATACCACAGAGGAGCAGGGCTACAGCATGGCATACACTGTCCACAAGTGGTCAGAGCTCAGCTGGGCCAGTCACTGGGTCACTTTTGGATGCTGGATCTTCTACCATCTCATAGGCTGA